One Anoplopoma fimbria isolate UVic2021 breed Golden Eagle Sablefish chromosome 21, Afim_UVic_2022, whole genome shotgun sequence DNA segment encodes these proteins:
- the LOC129110604 gene encoding phosphatidate phosphatase LPIN2-like, which translates to MNYVGQLAGQVLVTVKELYKGINQATLSGCIDVIVVRQPDGTFQCSPFHVRFGKLGVLRSREKVIDIEINGEPVELHMKLGDNGEAFFVQGTEQHNEVVPAHLVTSPIPTEEALLRSREPRCGCSAAESSQPPSPEDPSSGNLQPCSNTGGKKKRRRRKKHKAEPRKEEQTTPAGVELELCELSSDEENNGHNGRASALSMIKDNMDHRQLSPLTALEWDSYPFSDGDWSPCTVREMSGPESPKSDSELMVKPAESMLRAESHMQWTWGEFPESTRVNKKDKSEPKMLTITPSENTHFRVILSTEAMEEREGESPTDLICGIIKPEPRTITIDQCICKPQPPEASSSNTDITKHKPDLSDLGSSSFTSEPCSTNSDLSTKTRWKSSPPSRRNSSSAASGVSSVAGDSAAVCPDASSKPSDSPNKRRGVRKRSQHQGPEDIYLDDLNALEPDVVARYFPKCESDQGPKHWVEVGRGSGSQSPQSVGSAAADSGTECLSDSAGDLPDVTLSLCGGVGENSEIPKETFMEHIITYNDFAENPAIIDNPNLVVKIANRYYNWTLAAPLILCMQAFQKNLPKATEEAWVKEKMPKKSGRWWFWRKSSVKQLSSETKLERQESLSRESPALHQAPETQQKASEWSSDDETKELSAVAPAPTPTEHVQADGPAPAPAFHSYKKSLRLPSDQIASLNLRDGPNDVTFSITTQYQGTCRCEGTIYLWNWDDKVIISDIDGTITKSDVFGQILPQLGKDWTHQGIAKLYHSVHENGYKFLYCSARAIGMADMTRGYLHWVNDRGTLLPQGPLMLSPSSLFSAFHREIIEKKPEKFKIECLTDIKNLFLPNTHPFYAAFGNRESDVFAYKQVGVPVCRIFTVNPKGELILEQAKGNKTSYSRLSELVEHVFPLRSSQHSAAFSCPEFSSFCYWRQPIAESRATVSMSSGKEARR; encoded by the exons ATGAACTACGTGGGGCAGCTGGCGGGCCAGGTGCTGGTGACGGTAAAGGAGCTGTATAAGGGGATCAATCAGGCCACTCTGTCGGGATGCATCGACGTGATCGTGGTCCGACAGCCCGATGGGACGTTCCAGTGCTCCCCTTTCCACGTTCGCTTTGGGAAACTGGGAGTGTTGCGCTCCAGGGAGAAAGTA ATTGATATAGAAATCAATGGGGAACCTGTAGAGCTGCACATGAAGCTTGGAGACAATGGAGAGGCCTTTTTTGTCCAGGGGACAGAGCAGCACAAC GAGGTTGTTCCAGCCCACCTGGTGACTTCACCCATCCCCACAGAGGAGGCTCTGCTCAGGAGCAGAGAGCCCCGATGTGGCTGCTCTGCGGCAGAGAGCAGTCAGCCTCCGAGTCCAGAAGACCCGTCCTCTGGAAACCTCCAACCGTGCTCCAACACAGGCggcaagaagaagaggagacgcAGGAAAAAGCACAAGGCCGAGCCTCGAAAGGAGGAGCAAACCACACCTGCAGGAGTGGAGCTGGAGCTGTGTGAGCTCAGTTCAGATGAGGAGAACAATGGGCACAATGGACG GGCATCAGCACTTTCCATGATAAAGGACAATATGGACCACAGGCAACTTTCCCCCCTGACGGCCCTCGAATGGGACAGCTACCCGTTCTCAGACGGAGACTGGTCCCCTTGCACAGT CAGGGAGATGTCGGGGCCCGAGTCGCCCAAGAGTGACTCTGAGCTGATGGTGAAGCCGGCAGAGAGCATGCTCAGGGCCGAGTCCCACATGCAGTGGACCTGGGGAGAGTTTCCAGAATCCACCAGG GTCAACAAAAAGGACAAATCAGAGCCAAAGATGTTGACAATCACCCCCTCTGAGAACACACATTTCAGGGTTATTCTGAGCACAGAAGCCATGgaggaaagggaaggagagagtcCCACAGATCTCATCTGCGGTATTATAAAGCCAGAGCCACGGACCATCACAATTGATCAGTGCATCTGTAAACCGCAGCCTCCTGAAGCATCGTCAAGCAATACAGACATTACCAAGCACAAGCCAGACCTTTCAGATTTAGGGTCCAGCAGTTTTACCTCTGAGCCATGCTCCACTAACTCTGACCTCAGCACAAAGACCAGGTGGAAGTCTTCGCCGCCCAGCCGCAGAAACAGCAGCTCTGCTGCCAGCGGAGTCAGTAGCGTGGCTGGAGACTCAGCAGCGGTTTGTCCTGATGCCTCATCCAAACCCAGCGACTCCCCCAACAAGAGGAGAG gtgtgaggaagaggagccaaCATCAGGGGCCTGAAGATATTTACCTGGATGACCTGAATGCACTGGAACCTGATGTTGTCGCCCGTTACTTCCCAAAATG tgagtCGGATCAGGGTCCTAAACACTGGGTCGAGGTGGGGAGGGGCTCCGGTTCCCAGTCTCCCCAGTCTGTCGGAAGCGCAGCGGCAGACAGCGGCACCGAGTGTCTGTCGGACTCAGCTGGTGACCTCCCTGACGTCACGCTGTCGCTGTGTGGAGGTGTTGGCGAGAACTCGGAGATCCCTAAAG AAACATTCATGGAGCACATCATCACCTACAACGATTTTGCAGAGAATCCAGCAATAATCGACAATCCCAATTTGGTGGTTAAAATTGCAAACAG atATTACAACTGGACCCTGGCAGCGCCGTTGATACTATGTATGCAGGCTTTTCAGAAGAACCTGCCAAAG GCTACAGAGGAGGCCTGGGTGAAGGAGAAGATGCCCAAAAAGTCCGGACGCTGGTGGTTCTGGAGAAAGAGCAGCGTAAAGCAG CTATCATCAGAGACCAAGTTAGAGAGACAGGAgtctctgagcagagagagccCTGCCCTTCACCAGGCCCCAGAAACACA GCAGAAAGCATCAGAGTGGTCCAGCGACGATGAGACTAAAGAGCTGAGCGCTGTGGCACCTGCTCCGACAcctactgagcatgtgcaggcAGACGGCCCAGCACCGGCGCCAGCTTTTCACTCCTACAAGAAGTCCCTTCGCCTGCCGTCTGATCAGATA gCCAGCCTGAATCTAAGAGACGGGCCTAATGACGTCACCTTCAGCATAACCACTCAGTACCAGGGAACGTGTCGCTGCGAGGGCACCATCTACCTGTGGAACTGGGACGACAAAGTCATAATCTCTGACATCGACGGCACCATCACCAA ATCAGATGTGTTCGGTCAGATTCTCCCTCAGCTTGGAAAAGACTGGACTCATCAAGGCATCGCTAAGCTTTACCACTCTGTGCACGA GAACGGCTACAAGTTCCTGTACTGTTCGGCCCGAGCGATCGGCATGGCCGACATGACCCGAGGATATCTGCACTGGGTGAACGACAGAGGGACTCTCCTGCCTCAGGGACCCCTCATGCTCTCTCCCAGCAGCCTCTTCTCCGCCTTCCACAG AGAGATCATAGAAAAAAAGCCTGAGAAGTTCAAGATCGAATGCCTCACAGACATCAAGAACCTGTTTCTCCCAAACACACATCCCTTCTACGCCGCCTTTGGAAACAGAGAAAGC GACGTGTTTGCCTACAAGCAAGTGGGCGTGCCCGTGTGCCGGATATTCACCGTGAATCCCAAAGGGGAGCTGATCCTCGAGCAAGccaaaggcaacaaaacatC ataCAGCCGGCTGAGTGAGCTGGTGGAGCACGTCTTTCCTCTGCGAAGTTCACAACACAGCGCCGCCTTCAGCTGCCCAGAGTTCAGCTCCTTCTGTTACTGGAGACAGCCGATCGCTGAG AGCAGGGCTACCGTTTCGATGAGCTCGGGTAAAGAAGCACGGCGCTGA
- the emilin2b gene encoding EMILIN-2 has protein sequence MECGLIHFLLAFPLICGSPFQHGTFQGNSYSSTETRQRNKNWCAYVVQKNVSCAVVGGTESFVQPEVLQCPLEMPNCAQQVIYRTHFRPMYKIAYKTVTELEWRCCPGYRGHDCREVKDIKLLQVERLPHAPSASGHIPVPQAPEQPRETQRFHPWGGEGQFGGQTGHRPAGGHGGSQSAQHLEEEVQQLSQMVLDMQARMTDMSSNLRLDFQEDASKMLVTLLNNYRQPASARGAEAHTVQVQDFSFGSERTQMDEVMNKISQVTDDLESKSNTLDDLLGRVDRHDGQIHLLMEAADNQLSTPPPAPSASDTDLRAYLDEKIRELREELMMGMDIKLADMKNLCDYKIMHVQEQCEGQETNYFSLAELMDSKETDLRNEINDLKAKLVDPGKEATRLLENLQICLNSSEKTEAAQCLSVEEKLKREQAEAIKDLRKTLEDKLASMEDRLTTLLVDTSTDSPSGGLLTAAENISQQNFQSCRTAIDAMETRLNGQINGLGTIEGQLLNFSTSIENLHGELSYLKGRAGKFEDSLSDIVHQQSQVSLILNSTWGQVKTGADQEANDLLELHRTQHQELRNRLDDLGREVKAEADRCKEQTEDVGREIAHVDSRVVSVESLCGRLDPISKSIQRIKEGLNKHVTGLWTCVNQLNGTVRAHAQDIRGLRGTCVNLQNHISNVARDLQMLTNSNPGKTGVPVAVEDAGLPQGSSKSLTVPVSPPDASLPQPPVMETGEAGPPGKMTSSKLPKGTDGSMIPVQGFAGAPASPVKPTDSLKPTLMVFSGVTMPPGLPSHTASGERISFSAGLTLPPFQGEIGIIRFNKVLVNDGGHYDAHTGIFTAPTDGRYLVTAVLTAQQGERVEAVLSVSNRSIQRVDSAGFLSHDQCNCSSSASLSLVLSLRRGDRAGLAMTAGKLAISASSEILSSFSAVLLYPSSSKR, from the exons atGGAGTGCGGACTTATTCACTTTTTATTAGCCTTCCCTCTCATCTGCGGATCACCTTTCCAGCATGGCACGTTTCAGGGGAACTCATACTCCAGCACCGAAACACGACAGAGAAACAA AAACTGGTGCGCCTACGTTGTGCAGAAGAACGTGAGCTGTGCCGTGGTGGGAGGCACGGAGAGCTTCGTGCAGCCGGAGGTTTTGCAGTGTCCACTGGAGATGCCAAACTGTGCGCAACAAGTGAT ATATCGGACACACTTCAGGCCCATGTATAAGATTGCATACAAGACTGTAACGGAGCTGGAGTGGAGGTGCTGCCCGGGTTACCGGGGCCACGACTGCCGGGAGGTGAAAGACATTAAACTGCTCCAAGTAGAGCGCTTGCCTCATGCTCCCTCTGCATCAGGACATATTCCAGTCCCACAAG CTCCGGAGCAGCCAAGAGAGACCCAGAGGTTCCACCCATGGGGAGGAGAGGGGCAGTTTGGAGGTCAGACGGGTCACAGGCCAGCCGGGGGTCATGGAGGATCTCAAAGCGCTCaacacctggaggaggaggtgcagcagCTGTCCCAAATGGTCCTCGACATGCAGGCAAGAATGACGGACATGTCCTCCAATCTGAGACTTGATTTCCAAGAGGACGCCAGTAAAATGCTGGTCACGCTGCTGAACAACTACAGACAGCCTGCCAGTGCGAGAGGCGCTGAGGCGCACACCGTTCAGGTGCAGGACTTCTCTTTCGGCAGCGAGAGAACGCAGATGGACGAGGTCATGAACAAGATCAGCCAGGTCACAGACGATCTGGAGTCCAAGAGCAATACCCTGGATGACCTGCTGGGTCGCGTCGACCGCCACGACGGACAGATTCATCTGTTGATGGAAGCCGCCGACAACCAGCTGTCCACTCCCCCTCCCGCTCCATCGGCCAGTGATACAGACCTGCGCGCCTACCTGGACGAGAAGATCCGCGAGCTAAGAGAGGAGTTGATGATGGGCATGGACATCAAACTGGCAGATATGAAGAACTTGTGCGATTATAAAATCATGCATGTTCAGGAGCAGTGTGAGGGGCAAGAGACCAACTATTTCAGCCTGGCGGAGCTCATGGACTCAAAAGAAACCGACCTCCGCAACGAGATCAATGATCTTAAAGCCAAGCTGGTTGATCCAGGAAAGGAAGCCACCCGTCTTCTGGAGAACCTTCAGATCTGTCTGAACTCATCTGAGAAGACCGAAGCTGCCCAGTGTCTCTCTGTGGAGGAGAAGCTGAAGAGAGAACAGGCAGAGGCCATCAAAGACCTGAGGAAGACTCTGGAGGACAAGCTGGCCTCCATGGAAGACAGACTCACCACCCTGTTGGTAGATACAAGCACCGACTCCCCATCTGGTGGTCTTCTGACTGCTGCAGAAAACATCAGCCAACAAAACTTCCAGAGCTGCAGAACTGCTATAGACGCTATGGAGACTAGGCTAAACGGACAAATAAATGGCCTTGGGACCATTGAGGGGCAACTCCTCAACTTCAGCACCAGCATTGAGAACCTACATGGTGAGTTGAGCTATCTGAAAGGGCGTGCAGGGAAGTTTGAGGACTCGCTATCAGATATAGTCCACCAGCAGTCTCAGGTTTCTCTGATTCTTAACTCCACATGGGGTCAAGTTAAAACGGGGGCTGATCAGGAGGCCAACGACCTTCTGGAGCTCCACAGGACTCAGCATCAGGAGCTGAGAAACCGTCTGGACGATCTGGGCAGGGAGGTGAAAGCCGAGGCCGACCGCTGCAAGGAGCAAACTGAAGATGTCGGGAGGGAGATTGCACACGTGGACAGCCGCGTTGTTAGTGTGGAGAGTTTATGCGGCAGGCTGGATCCCATCTCCAAGAGCATCCAGAGGATCAAGGAGGGTCTGAATAAACACGTCACTGGGTTGTGGACTTGTGTCAACCAGCTGAATGGTACGGTTAGAGCTCATGCCCAAGATATTAGAGGACTGAGGGGAACCTGTGTGAACCTCCAGAACCACATCTCTAATGTGGCCAGAGACCTTCAGATGCTCACAAACAGCAATCCTGGGAAGACAG GAGTTCCGGTTGCTGTGGAGGACGCAGGACTTCCCCAGGGTTCAAGTAAGAGCCTCACAGTCCCGGTTTCTCCCCCGGACGCCTCCCTCCCTCAACCTCCTGTGATGGAGACCGGAGAGGCCGGACCTCCCGGCAAGATGACCTCGTCCAAGCTGCCCAAAGGGACGGACGGCAGCATGATACCTGTTCAGGGTTTTGCTGGAGCtccag cCTCTCCAGTCAAACCCACTGACTCACTAAAACCCACCCTGATGGTATTCTCAG GTGTGACGATGCCCCCCGGACTACCATCACACACAGCGTCAG GTGAGAGGATCTCGTTCTCAGCCGGTCTGACTCTGCCTCCGTTCCAGGGAGAGATTGGAATCATTCGATTCAACAAGGTGCTGGTCAACGATGGAGGTCACTATGACGCTCATACAG GTATCTTCACAGCTCCAACCGACGGCCGCTACCTGGTGACCGCTGTGCTCACAGCCCAGCAAGGTGAGAGGGTGGAGGccgtcctgtctgtctccaatCGCAGCATCCAGAGGGTGGACTCCGCGGGCTTCCTGTCACATGATCAGTGCAACTGCAGCAGCTCAGCCTCACTGAGCCTGGTGCTGTCGCTGAGGAGAGGAGATCGAGCAGGACTGGCCATGACTGCTGGGAAACTCGCCATCTCAGCGTCCTCTGAGATCCTGTCGTCGTTCAGCGCCGTGCTTCTTTACCCGAGCTCATCGAAACGGTAG